From Brassica rapa cultivar Chiifu-401-42 chromosome A06, CAAS_Brap_v3.01, whole genome shotgun sequence:
CGAAAAGCCAAAAGCATTAAAGCCACCATTTTTCAAGAAATTTCTTACCTCTTTATCGAGGCTTGAAGACATATTGAGTGTTGGACCAGGAAGGTTAAGGTCACCATTTTTCCTTAAATGCTTTTCGTACTCCAAAAGTGCCTGCAATCGAAGCAACGATTCAAATCATACATATATCTATATGATAAGATAGAAAGGCAAAATACCAATATGACTTATGCACTCTACAAGGAAACTCACCTTCTCATAGAAATTGCGGAATGTGTAGGAGATTGTTGTGCAGGTCCTGAAGAAAGAGAGTTAAATCAAAATATGTAACAAGTTACCATCACGAAAAATCAGCAAAGGCTAAAGGAGAGTCTAGGGGAAACATTAGCCATACTTTGGAGGATTGAAGGATTCTCCAACTTGTCGCCAAAGCTTAGATGTGGTGACCTAAATTACATGATAAACAGAGGAATCTTAGACATTCCATTCCAgtagaagattaaaaaaaaaaacattgagtATAAACTCCGAGATAGTAAACAAAATTACTTTTCAgacaacaaatcaaatactcTTTAATATATTTACCTAAATCacttttaagtaaaaaaaattctcatcTCTGAAAGTCTTTCCATGGTTAGAGACTTTTATCATCAATAAGCTTAGTGTTTACAAGTTATATAGTTCATACGAGTCAAGATAAATGACCTAGAAGATTCAAGTAACGATAAGGTTTTGGTAATCATGAAGTGGCGATGCTGGAGTTCAAAGACTAAACTAAAAGAAGTGGATGATTACCACTTCATGGCCACCTAGCTTAATGACCGCTCGCCATAGCCTACATTGCATTAGTAAAACATGCAGTGATTAACCAGATATATAGGGGTTTATTTAAGAACAAAAGCAAcacttctttatttatttaattccaAAAGCCTCACTTGAGAGTGTTCAAAGGCTTCTGGTAAAACTTAAGAGGCTTGTAGTCAAGGAAATTCTCTCTGTGAAAGGTGTCCAATTCCCTTAGAAACGCCTGCTGTTCTTCTGGCGTCCctgcttcatcatcatcatcatcctctccCTGTGCCTGTAAAGAAAAGAAGTGAGCTCGTTAAGAAACTTTACCTCATCTCCAGAGAATACAAAAGATCTATTACCTCAGAGTCAGTGAGCAACCAAGTCTTGCGCTTTTTGGGATTCTCATCATCTCTAGGATCGGGACTCAAAAAGCGCACCTGAGTCTTCTTCCGAGAGTAAAGAACATCAGCAGTCTTCTCACGGCCATTAGCCTGACCATCAACATCTTCGTTATCCTCGAGAGGAAGGTTTTGAACCTTCTCTGGCTCAGAAGGTTCACCCTTGaggacatcatcatcatcagcctTCCCATGACCATTAGCCTGGCCATCACCATCTTCGTTGTCAGGAATGAGCTCACTTGGGTTTTGATCCTTCCCTGGCTCAGAAGGTTCACCCTTGAGGATATCATCAGCCTCACAAGGCACATCTTGCAATTGCATTTCCTTATCCgccattgataaaaaaaaaaagaagcttccTTTCTGCTCT
This genomic window contains:
- the LOC103872878 gene encoding AT-rich interactive domain-containing protein 6; translated protein: MADKEMQLQDVPCEADDILKGEPSEPGKDQNPSELIPDNEDGDGQANGHGKADDDDVLKGEPSEPEKVQNLPLEDNEDVDGQANGREKTADVLYSRKKTQVRFLSPDPRDDENPKKRKTWLLTDSEAQGEDDDDDEAGTPEEQQAFLRELDTFHRENFLDYKPLKFYQKPLNTLKLWRAVIKLGGHEVVTTSKLWRQVGESFNPPKTCTTISYTFRNFYEKALLEYEKHLRKNGDLNLPGPTLNMSSSLDKEVMSHQGSGSGRARRDSAARAMQGWQAHRLDDSGEDMGLNSTPKHKKLKSIGLPKPRTPNCTDLAVSQEAEKQSVGDVIDDGPLADWVKITVKETRESFEVFALVPGLLRNEIRIQSDPAGRLIITGEPEQLDNPWGITPFKKIVVLPARIDPLHTNAIMSMHGRLFVRAQYEK